One region of Streptomyces leeuwenhoekii genomic DNA includes:
- a CDS encoding dienelactone hydrolase family protein: protein MPAKTLRISTGDGQADAFAAFPDHGQRHPGVLMYPDGFGIRPVLREMARELAGHGYYVLVPNIFHRHGPAPVIDLPEHIGEEARPALMARLMPLIEAHTADRVLSDADAYLAFLTTQPEVAAGPVAVTGYCIGGLLAVRTAAAHPGQVAAVAAFHGPVGADGTDVLAGLTARVHFGHAESDLTPEGLDELNRALDAAGVGYTSEIYPGTVHGFTMADTDAFDPAGLRRHWDRLLPLLDRAPAGD from the coding sequence ATGCCCGCCAAGACGCTCCGGATCTCCACCGGGGACGGCCAGGCCGACGCCTTCGCCGCCTTCCCCGACCACGGCCAGCGGCACCCCGGGGTACTGATGTACCCGGACGGCTTCGGCATCCGGCCGGTGCTGCGGGAGATGGCTCGTGAACTGGCCGGACACGGGTACTACGTGCTCGTTCCGAACATCTTCCACCGGCATGGCCCGGCACCGGTGATCGATCTTCCCGAGCACATCGGAGAAGAGGCCCGGCCGGCGCTCATGGCCCGGCTGATGCCCTTGATCGAGGCGCACACCGCCGACCGCGTCCTGAGCGACGCCGACGCCTATCTCGCGTTCCTCACCACCCAGCCCGAGGTCGCCGCCGGACCGGTCGCGGTGACCGGCTACTGCATCGGCGGCCTCCTGGCGGTGCGCACCGCCGCGGCCCACCCCGGGCAGGTGGCCGCCGTCGCCGCCTTCCACGGTCCCGTGGGCGCGGACGGGACCGACGTTCTCGCCGGCCTCACCGCCCGGGTCCACTTCGGCCACGCCGAGAGCGACCTGACACCCGAGGGCCTGGACGAACTCAACCGTGCCCTGGACGCCGCCGGGGTCGGCTACACCTCCGAGATCTACCCCGGCACCGTCCACGGGTTCACCATGGCCGACACCGACGCCTTCGACCCCGCCGGACTGCGGCGCCACTGGGACCGCCTGCTCCCCCTCCTCGACCGCGCACCGGCCGGCGACTGA
- a CDS encoding LysR family transcriptional regulator: MNLEQLRCVVVLAEELHFGRTARRLGLQQPALSQQVRRLEDELGVALFERTTREVGITAAGESFVAEARRALHHAEKARLAARQTGRGEVGRLSLGFVGSAVPELLPRLLRRFRRAYPGVELEMRELPSARQAEELLAGRIDVGILHAWGEGEMPEGLAGQEIHREALVAALPRRHPLAALAPLPTARLAGEPFILFPRRLGPALHDRITGLARSAGFEIRVAQEAGHMQTILGLVAAEVGVSVVPRTMAALRQPGVAFQRLGPEPAPLPIQLVWRHGEVSPVVRNFRTVLTAAPAARPGRHDG, encoded by the coding sequence ATGAATCTCGAACAGCTCCGCTGTGTCGTGGTATTGGCGGAGGAACTCCACTTCGGCCGCACGGCACGGCGGCTCGGTCTGCAGCAGCCGGCCCTGAGCCAGCAGGTGCGCAGGCTGGAGGACGAGCTGGGAGTGGCCCTCTTCGAGCGGACCACCCGTGAGGTGGGCATCACGGCGGCGGGCGAGAGCTTCGTCGCCGAGGCCCGCCGGGCCCTGCACCATGCCGAGAAGGCACGGCTCGCCGCCCGGCAGACCGGGCGCGGGGAGGTGGGCCGGCTCTCCCTGGGCTTCGTCGGCTCGGCCGTCCCCGAGCTGCTCCCCCGGCTGCTGCGCCGGTTCCGCCGGGCGTATCCGGGGGTGGAGCTGGAGATGCGGGAGCTGCCCAGTGCCCGCCAGGCCGAGGAGCTGCTCGCCGGCCGTATCGACGTGGGGATCCTGCACGCGTGGGGCGAGGGCGAGATGCCGGAGGGTCTGGCGGGCCAGGAGATCCACCGGGAGGCCCTGGTCGCGGCGCTGCCCCGGCGGCACCCGCTGGCGGCCCTCGCGCCGCTGCCCACGGCGCGGCTGGCCGGGGAGCCGTTCATCCTGTTCCCCCGCCGTCTGGGGCCGGCCCTGCACGACCGGATCACGGGTCTGGCCCGGAGCGCCGGTTTCGAGATCCGGGTGGCGCAGGAGGCGGGCCACATGCAGACCATCCTCGGGCTGGTCGCGGCCGAGGTGGGGGTGTCCGTGGTGCCCCGGACGATGGCGGCGCTGCGGCAGCCCGGGGTCGCCTTCCAGCGGCTCGGCCCGGAGCCCGCGCCGCTGCCGATCCAGCTCGTCTGGCGGCACGGCGAGGTCAGCCCCGTGGTGCGCAACTTCCGCACCGTGCTCACCGCGGCTCCCGCCGCGCGCCCAGGGCGCCACGACGGCTGA
- a CDS encoding DUF4236 domain-containing protein has protein sequence MPLTFRKSFRILPGVRLNLNKRSWSLTTGGERGPRYTRSSTGRRTTSMDLPGPFGWRRTRSTRRD, from the coding sequence ATGCCCCTCACGTTCCGCAAGAGCTTCCGGATCCTGCCCGGAGTGCGGCTGAACCTCAACAAGCGCTCCTGGTCCCTCACCACCGGCGGCGAGCGCGGCCCCCGGTACACCCGCAGCAGCACCGGACGTCGTACGACATCGATGGATTTGCCCGGACCTTTCGGGTGGCGCCGCACCCGCTCCACCAGGCGCGATTGA
- a CDS encoding helix-turn-helix domain-containing protein: protein MADDYLVRIGKLIRDARQHRGWTQSQLAEALGTSQSAVNRIERGNQNISLEMIARIGEALDSEIVSLGYAGPMHLRVVGGRRLSGAIDVKTSKNACVALLCASLLNKGRTVLRRVARIEEVYRLLEVLHSIGVRTRWINGGVDLEIVPPHELDMAAIDADAAVRTRSIIMFLGPLLHRMDRFKLPYAGGCDLGTRTIEPHMIALRRFGLDIAATEGQYHAVVDRSVSPDRPIVLTERGDTVTENALLAAARHDGVTVIRNASSNYMVQDLCFFLEALGVKVEGIGTTTLTVHGVPDIDVDVDYSPSEDPVEAMSLLAAAVVTESELTVRRVPIEFLEIELAVLEEMGLDHDRTPEYVADNGRTRLVDLTVRPSKLEAPIDKIHPMPFPGLNIDNVPFFAAIAAVAQGKTLIHDWVYDNRAIYLTDLNRLGGRLQLLDPHRVLVEGPTRWRAAEMMCPPALRPAVVVLLAMMAAEGTSVLRNVYVINRGYEDLAERLNSVGAQIETFRDI from the coding sequence ATGGCAGACGACTACCTCGTACGCATCGGCAAGCTCATCCGTGACGCCCGGCAGCACCGCGGCTGGACCCAGTCACAGCTCGCCGAAGCGCTCGGCACCAGCCAGAGTGCCGTGAATCGCATCGAGCGCGGCAACCAGAACATCAGCCTTGAGATGATCGCCCGCATCGGTGAAGCACTGGACAGCGAAATCGTCTCCCTGGGCTACGCGGGCCCGATGCACCTGCGGGTGGTCGGCGGCCGCCGGCTGTCCGGCGCCATCGACGTGAAGACGAGCAAGAACGCCTGTGTGGCCCTGTTGTGCGCCTCGCTGCTCAACAAGGGCCGCACGGTGCTGCGGCGCGTGGCCCGCATCGAGGAGGTGTACCGCCTCCTGGAGGTGCTGCACTCCATCGGCGTGCGCACCCGCTGGATCAACGGCGGTGTCGACCTGGAGATCGTGCCGCCCCACGAGCTGGACATGGCGGCCATCGACGCCGACGCCGCGGTGCGCACCCGGTCCATCATCATGTTCCTCGGCCCGCTCCTGCACCGCATGGACCGCTTCAAGCTGCCCTACGCCGGTGGCTGCGACCTCGGCACCCGGACCATCGAGCCGCACATGATCGCGCTGCGCCGCTTCGGCCTGGACATCGCCGCGACCGAGGGCCAGTACCACGCGGTCGTCGACCGCTCCGTCAGCCCCGACCGCCCGATCGTGCTGACCGAGCGCGGGGACACGGTCACCGAGAACGCGCTGCTGGCCGCCGCCCGCCACGACGGCGTCACCGTCATCCGCAACGCCTCCTCCAACTACATGGTCCAGGACTTGTGCTTCTTCCTGGAGGCGCTCGGCGTCAAGGTCGAGGGCATCGGCACCACCACGCTCACCGTGCACGGCGTGCCGGACATCGACGTGGACGTGGACTACTCCCCCTCCGAGGACCCGGTCGAGGCGATGAGCCTGCTGGCCGCGGCCGTCGTCACCGAGTCCGAGCTGACGGTGCGCCGGGTGCCGATCGAGTTCCTGGAGATCGAGCTGGCGGTCCTGGAGGAGATGGGCCTCGACCACGACCGCACGCCCGAGTACGTCGCCGACAACGGCCGCACCCGGCTGGTGGACCTCACCGTCCGGCCCTCCAAGCTGGAGGCGCCGATCGACAAGATCCACCCGATGCCGTTCCCCGGCCTGAACATCGACAACGTCCCGTTCTTCGCGGCGATCGCGGCGGTCGCCCAGGGCAAGACCCTCATCCACGACTGGGTCTACGACAACCGGGCCATCTACCTGACCGACCTCAACCGCCTCGGCGGCCGGCTCCAGCTCCTCGACCCGCACCGGGTCCTGGTCGAGGGCCCGACCCGCTGGCGCGCCGCCGAGATGATGTGCCCGCCCGCCCTGCGCCCCGCCGTGGTCGTCCTGCTGGCGATGATGGCGGCCGAGGGCACCTCCGTGCTGCGCAACGTGTACGTCATCAACCGCGGCTACGAGGACCTGGCGGAGCGCCTGAACTCCGTCGGGGCCCAGATCGAGACGTTCCGGGACATTTGA
- a CDS encoding FG-GAP repeat domain-containing protein gives MTLETYVAKSSGLNTRRTLARVSAAALTAALVATGSNAVAADTPAPSLASADVPAKASGTSKFAATAEAAYAPINALYAVDKNGEVWAYPPNGEGGLDTRSWAGSDWQDVRQATQADHDSDGLADGAWAAVGNQLHYLPFDSDSILVGNGWNIYNRVTSAGNLGGAGADDLLARDGSGVLWLYLGYGNGKLTQRYKVGSGWNTYTHITGKGDLTGDGKDDIVAKDGSGVLWLYKGTGNYKAPFQSRTRVGGGWNTYNNVVSVGDIDIDGVTDLVARDKNGALYLYKGTGSASTPFKSRVKIGSGGWNTYRLMF, from the coding sequence ATGACTCTGGAGACTTACGTGGCCAAAAGCTCCGGCCTGAACACGCGTCGCACCCTGGCCCGCGTGTCGGCTGCGGCGCTCACCGCCGCTCTGGTGGCGACCGGGTCGAACGCGGTCGCCGCCGACACCCCGGCGCCCTCGCTCGCCTCCGCCGACGTGCCGGCGAAGGCGTCGGGCACCTCGAAGTTCGCCGCCACCGCCGAGGCGGCGTACGCGCCGATCAACGCGCTGTACGCCGTGGACAAGAACGGTGAGGTGTGGGCCTACCCGCCCAACGGCGAGGGCGGCCTGGACACCCGTAGCTGGGCAGGCAGCGACTGGCAGGACGTCCGCCAGGCGACTCAGGCGGACCACGACTCCGACGGTCTCGCGGACGGCGCCTGGGCTGCCGTCGGCAACCAGCTCCACTACCTGCCGTTCGACTCCGACTCGATCCTCGTCGGCAACGGCTGGAACATCTACAACCGCGTGACGTCGGCCGGCAACCTCGGCGGCGCGGGCGCCGACGACCTGCTCGCCCGGGACGGCTCCGGCGTGCTGTGGCTGTACCTCGGCTACGGCAACGGCAAGCTGACCCAGCGCTACAAGGTCGGCAGCGGGTGGAACACCTACACCCACATCACCGGCAAGGGCGACCTGACGGGCGACGGCAAGGACGACATCGTCGCCAAGGACGGCTCGGGCGTGCTGTGGCTCTACAAGGGCACCGGCAACTACAAGGCCCCGTTCCAGTCCCGCACCCGCGTCGGTGGCGGCTGGAACACCTACAACAACGTGGTCTCCGTCGGTGACATCGACATCGACGGCGTGACCGACCTGGTCGCCCGCGACAAGAACGGCGCCCTGTACCTCTACAAGGGCACGGGCAGCGCTTCCACGCCGTTCAAGTCCCGGGTGAAGATCGGCAGCGGCGGCTGGAACACCTACCGCCTGATGTTCTGA
- a CDS encoding DUF6644 family protein, with protein sequence MDDFFSRLERSGLGEAVRTTPLVYSSLESVHILGIALLVGPAVAFDLRLLGAGRRLLPVTAAARHLLPLARFGFVVAAASGVVLFVAGAVAVGDSGAAPWKLGLLILAGVNTAVFHRGVLRRVDGWDIGVSSPVRARAAAVVSILVWSGVIAAGRLLAYT encoded by the coding sequence GTGGACGACTTCTTCTCCCGGCTCGAGAGGTCCGGCCTGGGCGAGGCCGTCCGCACCACCCCCCTGGTGTACTCGTCGCTGGAGAGCGTGCACATCCTCGGCATCGCGCTGCTCGTCGGCCCCGCCGTCGCCTTCGACCTGCGGCTGCTCGGGGCCGGCCGCCGGCTGCTGCCCGTCACGGCGGCCGCCCGGCATCTGCTGCCGCTGGCCCGTTTCGGCTTCGTGGTGGCCGCCGCCAGCGGTGTGGTGCTGTTCGTCGCCGGGGCCGTCGCCGTCGGCGACAGCGGAGCCGCCCCGTGGAAGCTCGGCCTGCTGATCCTCGCGGGCGTCAACACCGCCGTCTTCCACCGGGGTGTCCTGCGCCGCGTGGACGGCTGGGACATCGGGGTTTCGAGCCCGGTGCGGGCGAGGGCGGCGGCCGTCGTCTCGATCCTCGTGTGGTCCGGGGTGATCGCCGCCGGCCGCCTGCTCGCCTACACCTGA
- a CDS encoding aconitate hydratase, which translates to MSANSFDARSTLQVGDESYEIFRLDKVEGSARLPYSLKVLLENLLRTEDGANITADHIRALGNWDSQAQPSQEIQFTPARVIMQDFTGVPCVVDLATMREAVKELGGDPAKINPLAPAELVIDHSVIADKFGTADAFKQNVDLEYGRNKERYQFLRWGQTAFDEFKVVPPGTGIVHQVNIEHLARVVMVRDGKAYPDTLVGTDSHTTMVNGLGVLGWGVGGIEAEAAMLGQPVSMLIPRVVGFKLTGELPTGTTATDLVLTITEMLRKHGVVGKFVEFYGEGVAATSLANRATIGNMSPEFGSTAAIFPIDDETLNYLRLTGRSEQQVALVEAYAKEQGLWLDPAAEPDFSEKLELDLSTVVPSIAGPKRPQDRIELSRAAEQFAADVLNYVEAGVTGGDDRKPGVPQQEQPHGVASPVDEASAESFPASDAPAYGSDDNGAGAPQHSAVVPGPGPSNPVRVTAPDGTSYELDHGAVTVAAITSCTNTSNPYVMVAAALVAKKAVEKGLTRKPWVKTTLAPGSKVVTDYFEKAGLTPYLDKVGFNLVGYGCTTCIGNSGPLPEEVSKAVNDHDLAVTSVLSGNRNFEGRINPDVKMNYLASPPLVVAYAIAGSMRVDITKDALGTDQDGNPVYLKDIWPSEAEVNDVVANAIGEDMFAKSYSDVFAGDAQWQALPIPTGDTFEWDPQSTYVRKPPYFEGMTMETTPVSDITGARVLAKLGDSVTTDHISPAGAIKADTPAGKYLTEHGVERRDFNSYGSRRGNHEVMIRGTFANIRLRNQIAPGTEGGYTRDFTQEGGPVSFIYDASQNYQAAGIPLVVLAGKEYGSGSSRDWAAKGTALLGVKAVIAESYERIHRSNLIGMGVLPLQFPEGQSAESLGLTGEETFSISGVTELNEGTTPRTVKVTTDTGVEFDAVVRIDTPGEADYYRNGGIMQYVLRSLIRK; encoded by the coding sequence GTGTCGGCGAACAGCTTCGACGCCCGCAGCACGCTGCAGGTGGGCGACGAGTCGTACGAGATCTTCCGGCTGGACAAGGTGGAGGGCTCGGCCCGGCTGCCCTACAGCCTCAAGGTCCTGCTGGAGAACCTGCTCCGTACCGAGGACGGCGCGAACATCACCGCCGACCACATCCGCGCTCTCGGCAACTGGGACTCCCAGGCCCAGCCGTCGCAGGAGATCCAGTTCACGCCGGCCCGCGTGATCATGCAGGACTTCACCGGCGTTCCCTGTGTCGTCGACCTCGCCACCATGCGCGAGGCCGTCAAGGAGCTCGGCGGCGACCCGGCCAAGATCAACCCGCTGGCCCCGGCCGAGCTGGTCATCGACCACTCCGTCATCGCCGACAAGTTCGGCACCGCCGACGCCTTCAAGCAGAACGTCGACCTGGAGTACGGCCGCAACAAGGAGCGCTACCAGTTCCTGCGCTGGGGCCAGACCGCCTTCGACGAGTTCAAGGTCGTCCCGCCCGGCACCGGCATCGTCCACCAGGTGAACATCGAGCACCTGGCCCGTGTCGTCATGGTCCGCGACGGCAAGGCCTACCCCGACACCCTGGTCGGCACCGACTCGCACACCACCATGGTCAACGGCCTCGGTGTGCTGGGCTGGGGCGTCGGCGGCATCGAGGCCGAGGCCGCGATGCTCGGCCAGCCGGTCTCCATGCTCATCCCGCGCGTCGTCGGCTTCAAGCTGACCGGTGAGCTGCCCACCGGCACCACCGCCACCGACCTGGTGCTCACCATCACCGAGATGCTGCGCAAGCACGGCGTCGTCGGCAAGTTCGTCGAGTTCTACGGTGAGGGCGTGGCCGCCACCAGCCTCGCCAACCGCGCCACCATCGGCAACATGTCGCCCGAGTTCGGCTCCACCGCCGCGATCTTCCCGATCGACGACGAGACCCTGAACTACCTGCGCCTGACCGGCCGCTCCGAGCAGCAGGTCGCGCTCGTCGAGGCGTACGCCAAGGAGCAGGGCCTGTGGCTGGACCCGGCCGCCGAGCCGGACTTCTCCGAGAAGCTGGAGCTCGACCTGTCCACGGTCGTCCCCTCCATCGCCGGCCCCAAGCGCCCCCAGGACCGCATCGAGCTGTCCCGCGCCGCCGAGCAGTTCGCCGCCGACGTGCTCAACTACGTCGAGGCCGGCGTCACCGGCGGCGACGACCGCAAGCCGGGCGTCCCGCAGCAGGAGCAGCCGCACGGTGTCGCCTCCCCGGTCGACGAGGCGTCCGCCGAGTCCTTCCCGGCCTCCGACGCCCCGGCCTACGGCAGCGACGACAACGGCGCCGGCGCCCCGCAGCACTCGGCCGTCGTCCCCGGCCCCGGCCCGTCCAACCCGGTGCGCGTCACCGCCCCCGACGGCACGTCGTACGAGCTGGACCACGGTGCGGTGACGGTCGCGGCCATCACCTCCTGCACCAACACCTCCAACCCGTACGTCATGGTCGCCGCCGCCCTGGTCGCCAAGAAGGCGGTGGAGAAGGGCCTGACCCGCAAGCCGTGGGTCAAGACCACCCTCGCCCCGGGCTCCAAGGTCGTCACCGACTACTTCGAGAAGGCGGGCCTGACCCCGTACCTGGACAAGGTCGGCTTCAACCTCGTCGGCTACGGCTGCACCACCTGCATCGGCAACTCCGGCCCGCTGCCGGAGGAGGTCTCCAAGGCCGTCAACGACCACGACCTCGCCGTCACCTCGGTCCTCTCCGGCAACCGGAACTTCGAGGGCCGCATCAACCCCGACGTCAAGATGAACTACCTGGCGTCCCCGCCGCTGGTCGTCGCCTACGCGATCGCCGGCTCGATGCGGGTGGACATCACCAAGGACGCCCTGGGCACCGACCAGGACGGCAACCCGGTCTACCTGAAGGACATCTGGCCCTCCGAGGCCGAGGTGAACGACGTCGTCGCCAACGCCATCGGCGAGGACATGTTCGCCAAGTCCTACAGCGACGTCTTCGCGGGCGACGCCCAGTGGCAGGCGCTGCCGATCCCGACCGGTGACACCTTCGAGTGGGACCCGCAGTCCACCTACGTCCGCAAGCCCCCGTACTTCGAGGGCATGACGATGGAGACCACCCCGGTCTCCGACATCACCGGCGCCCGCGTGCTCGCCAAGCTGGGCGACTCGGTCACCACCGACCACATCTCCCCGGCCGGTGCCATCAAGGCCGACACCCCGGCCGGCAAGTACCTCACGGAGCACGGCGTCGAGCGCCGCGACTTCAACAGCTACGGCTCGCGCCGCGGCAACCACGAGGTCATGATCCGCGGTACGTTCGCCAACATCCGCCTGCGCAACCAGATCGCGCCGGGCACCGAGGGCGGCTACACGCGTGACTTCACGCAGGAGGGCGGCCCGGTCTCCTTCATCTACGACGCCTCGCAGAACTACCAGGCCGCCGGCATCCCGCTGGTCGTCCTGGCCGGCAAGGAGTACGGCTCCGGCTCGTCCCGCGACTGGGCGGCCAAGGGCACCGCGCTCCTCGGCGTCAAGGCCGTCATCGCCGAGTCCTATGAGCGCATCCACCGCTCGAACCTCATCGGCATGGGCGTGCTGCCGCTCCAGTTCCCGGAGGGCCAGTCCGCCGAGTCCCTCGGTCTGACCGGTGAGGAGACCTTCTCCATCTCCGGTGTGACGGAGCTCAACGAGGGCACCACGCCGCGCACGGTGAAGGTCACCACCGACACCGGCGTCGAGTTCGACGCGGTCGTCCGCATCGACACCCCCGGCGAGGCGGACTACTACCGCAACGGCGGCATCATGCAGTACGTGCTGCGCAGCCTGATCCGCAAGTAA
- a CDS encoding DUF6152 family protein, producing the protein MRLRSSTSASVTTVAALLLALAPAAPASAHHGWEHYDTTAPLYAAGTVTRVRWGNPHPEVTLRVERTRVPDGWAGREIPSDLADIGGRQVMRATRAYPGSSRELTLILAPVERLSAWGMEGEVEEGDELEVVGYPDRDHDDELRPEMIVLEDGRTVRQRSVPLPVAPDPLPGAGGAAPAGERGSAAPASGDGPSDTTVWLLTGGAVLLLFLGGGYYVVRRAGRA; encoded by the coding sequence ATGCGCTTGCGATCCTCCACGTCCGCGTCGGTCACGACCGTTGCCGCACTCCTCCTGGCCCTGGCACCCGCCGCCCCGGCGTCCGCGCACCACGGCTGGGAGCACTACGACACGACCGCTCCCCTCTACGCCGCCGGTACCGTCACCCGGGTGCGCTGGGGCAACCCGCACCCCGAGGTGACGCTGCGCGTCGAGCGCACGCGGGTCCCGGACGGCTGGGCCGGCCGGGAGATCCCTTCGGACCTGGCGGACATCGGCGGCCGGCAGGTCATGCGGGCCACCCGCGCCTACCCGGGTTCGAGCCGCGAGCTGACCCTGATCCTCGCGCCCGTGGAGCGGCTGTCCGCCTGGGGCATGGAGGGCGAGGTGGAGGAGGGCGACGAGCTGGAGGTCGTCGGATACCCGGACCGGGACCACGACGACGAACTGCGCCCCGAGATGATCGTCCTGGAGGACGGGCGGACGGTGCGCCAGCGGTCCGTGCCCCTGCCGGTGGCCCCCGACCCCCTGCCCGGGGCGGGCGGGGCGGCACCGGCCGGCGAGCGGGGCAGCGCCGCCCCCGCCTCCGGCGACGGTCCCTCGGACACGACGGTCTGGCTGCTGACCGGCGGTGCCGTGCTGCTGCTCTTCCTCGGGGGCGGGTACTACGTCGTGCGCCGCGCCGGACGGGCCTGA